The Microlunatus antarcticus DNA segment CGGGGAGTGGCGGGCACCCTCCGACGGCAACGCCCGCGCCTGGCTGGCCGAGCTCGACCGGAACGTCCCGCGCTGAGCCGGCGAGGCTGAGCTCGGCGGGGCAGACCCGGCGAGACGGTCGCCGCGTGCGCGTCGGTGCGCTGCCGACCCCCGCCCGCGGCTAGCGTTCGGGGGTGTCGACCCCCGGCTGGTACCCCGACCCCGGAGGCCGGAGCGGCCACTTCCGCTTCTGGGACGGGCAGACCTGGGCGCCGACCACCACCGCGAACCCCGCGCCGACCGCCCCCGGCGGTCCGTCCGGCCCGCCGCCCCGGGGTCCGCGACGCCCCGTCGGTCGCTGGCTGCTCGTGGGTGCCGTGCTGCTCGTCGTGCTGGCGGTGGTGGGCGCCCTCGTGGTGCGCAACGGGAACCGCACCATCGTCGACCACGGTCCCGCCCCGTCGACCACAACTGGCGGCGGAGACATCTCCCCCGCCGAGACCCCGTCGCTCGCGCCCACGCCGATCCCGAGCAGCCCGAGCCCCGAGAGCCCCACCCCGAGCCCGTCGCCGAGCGCCGAGGCCTGCCCGGTGGGCAACCCGTTCGCGCGCCAGGACTACGCCCGGGACGGCCGCGTGCACGGCGGCGGGCTGTCGTTCCCCCGCCAGTCCGGCTGGGAGGAGCCGGGCGAGCAGGTCAGCTCCTTCACCTGGGCGTACGACGTGGGCGAGACCGACGTCCGGGTCGAGCCGCAGTGGTACGCCTCGTACGCGGTCGGCGCGGTGTCGGTGGCCGACGGCTTCGAGGACCCGCGCAGCGCGGCCGAGCTGGCCATGCGCTGCAGCGTCGGCTCCGCCCTCTATCGCGACGTGACCAGCCGGACCGACCTCGTGAACGAGGAGACGACCGTGGACGGCTACCCGGCCTGGACGCTGCGCTCGGAGATCCGCGTCGCGGACGACCGCACGACCTCCGAGGGCGACACCGTCCAGATCACCGTCGTCGACCAGGGGTCGGGCGAGGCGCTGTCCTTCTTCTGGGGCTGTGCGCCGATCGGCGACCCGGCCTTCACCGACCGGCTCGACCAGGTGGCGCAGCAGCTCAGCGTCGGCTGAAGACCGCTCAGGTCGAGAGGCTCAGGCGGGGACCGACGGCCGCGGGATCCCGGCCTCCTCGGCGAACACCGTCATCCGCTGCAGCCAGGGCGCGCCGTAGGTGGTCGCCATGGCCACGTCGCCGGCGTCACGGCCGCGGCCGATCAGCACCCGACCCTTGCGCTGCATGTTGTTGCGCGGGTCGAAGGTGAACCAGCGGCCCCCGAGGTAGACCTCCATCCACGCGGCGAAGTCCATCGGGCTGGGCGAGACGGCGACGTCGATCTCGGGCAGGTAGCCGAAGACGTAGCGCGCCGGGATGTTGAGCGCCCGGCACAGCGAGACGGCCAGGTGGGTGAAGTCGCGGCAGACCCCGTAGCCGGCCGCGTGCACGTCGGCCGCGGTGCTGCGCGCGTTGCTGCTGCCGTACTGGAACTTCAGGTGCGAGTTCACGTAGTCGCAGATCGCCTGGACGCGGGTGTAGCCCCGCGGCAGCTGGCCGAAGCGGTTCCACGCCTCGGCCCCGAGGACGTCGGGCAGGCAGTAGCGGCTCGGCAGGGTGAAGATCAGGACGTCGTCCGGCAGGTCCTCGGGCGCGAGCTCCTCCGCGCTCTCGTCGACCTCCTCGGTCGCGTCCGGCACGGTCACCAGCGCCGAGTACGTCAGCGTCGACTGCCCAGCCGGGATGGTCAGCCGGCGGCACAGGTTGTCGTAGAGGTCGTGGTAGGTCCGCGTCGACTGCTCGGGGACGAAGGTCCACGACTCGTCGTGCACCGTCACCTGCTGGTCGGGCGCGGGCTCGACCTGGAAGACCGCCGGCACGTCGTACGCCGACGAGTGGACGAACTCGCAACCGATCCGGACCTCGCGGGTCCCCGGGGCCCCCGGGGTCACGAAACGCTGGAGGAGGTCGAACCGGGCGTGGCGTCGGGCTTCGGTGCCTCGGCGACCGCGTCCGCGGCGGTGTTGACGACGTTCGCGATGGGGTCGGGGAGCGACCCGGTGTTCTTCTTCACCTCGGAGGCGAGCCGAGCCGCGGCGTCCTGCGCCTGCTGGCTGTGCGCGAGGTCGTTCGCGCGCGTCTTGAGCTCCTCGAACTTCTCGCGACCCGCACGCGTGCCCAGGACGTAGCCGACGCTGCCCGCCACCGCGGCCACCAGCACTGTCTTCAGCTTCATCTGCTCCTCGTTCCGTCGCTGTCCAGGGCCGCCGTGAAGCGGGTTCGGCGGAACTCTACGGTGAACTCCGGACGACGCTCAGGGCAGCCCAGGCCCGAAACGTGGCGGTAACGCAGGTGCTCCCGCGCAGCGGCCGGGGCCGGGGAGGAGGCAGGGGCGATGAGCGGTTCCGTACGACGCGTCGAAGTCACCGGACCGGCCGACCCGGCCGTGGCCTGGGACCGCTACGCCGACCTCGGCGCCTGGCCGACCTGGGCCCCGCAGATCCGTCGGGTCGAGGCCGACGGGCCCCGCCTCGCCCGGGGACGGACCGGGACCGTGCACGTGGTCGGCGGCCTCCGGGTGCCGTTCGTGGTCACGGCGGTCGACGAGCGACGGCTCGCCTGGAGCTGGATCGCCCGCCTCGGACCGGTCTCGCTGACGCTGCACCACGACCTGGCGGCGACCCCGGACGGGACCCGGGCGGGCCTCGTGCTGGAGGGCCCCGCCCTCGTCGTCGCCGCGTACGGGCCGCTCACCCGGGCCCCGCTGACCCGGCTGCTCCGCCCCTGAGACGACGCTCCTGAGCGTCTCGCCGTCTCAGGATTCAGACACGCGTCTCATGCGAGCCCATGAAGCCTGCATTCTCTAGTCGGCCAGTAGGCATTGGCCGCTCCTCCACAGAACAGGCTTGACCGTGGTCACTCTCCTCGACCGTCTGCACGTCCGCGGGATCGCGCTCGTCGCCACCGCCGCCGCGTCGTCCCTGCTGCTGGCCGGGTGCGTCGGCGGGTCGGCCACCGGCTCCGGCGACGCCGGTTCCGGGAGCTCCGGCTCCGCGTCGTCCGTGATCCACCTCGTCGGCTACTCCGTGCCGAAGGAGGCGAACGGCGCCATCGAGAAGAAGTTCCAGGCGACGCCGGCCGGCCAGGGCGTGACCTTCGAGGAGGCGTACGGGCCGTCGGGCGACCAGAGCCGCGCCGTGGTGAACGGCCTCGCGGCCGACTACGTGAGCTTCTCGCTCGAGCCCGACGTGACCCGCCTGGTCAAGGCCGGGCTCGTCGACACGAGCTGGAACGCCGGGGCCACCAAGGGCATGGTCGCCGACTCGGTCGTCGTCATCGCCGTGCGCAAGGGCAACCCCAAGGGGATCAAGGGCTGGGACGACCTGATCAAGCCCGGCATCAAGATCATCACCCCGAACCCGGCCTCGTCGGGCTCCGCCCGCTGGAACACGCTCGCCGCGTACGAGCACACGATCTCCGACGGCGGCACCGAGGCGCAGGCGAAGGACTACCTGACCCAGTTCTTCACCCACGTGCAGTCGCTGCCCGGCAGCGGCCGCGACGCCACCAACGCGTTCATCAGCGGCGACGCCGACGCGCTGATCAGCTACGAGAACGAGGCCATCCTGGCCCGCCAGTCCGGCGAGGACTTCGACTACGTCGTGCCGGACGAGACGATCCTCATCGAGAACCCGGCGGCCATCACCACCAAGGCCACGCCCAAGGCGAAGGACTACCTCGACTACGTCCTGTCGGCCGACGGCCAGGCGGGCTTCGTGGCCAAGGGCTTCCGACCCGTCGTCGCCGGCACCCCGACGACCGACGTCCAGGGCGCGAACGACCCCGCGAACCCCTTCCCCACGCCGGCCAAGCTGACGACGATCGCCGACCTCGGCGGCTGGGACGCGGTGAACGAGAAGTTCTTCACCGACAAGACCGGGATCGTCTCGCAGGTGCAGCAGGCCACCGGCAAGAGCCAGTGACCGCCGAGCCGGTCGCGAAGGTCGCGCGGTGACCACCGCCGCCACCTCCGCGCTGGCGGGCCCGGCGGCGTCGGAGGACGCCCCCACCCCCGGTCGGGCCCCGTCGGGCCGACGCCGACGCAGCACCCTGACGCGGGGCGCGGGGATCGGCCTCGGCGTCGCGATGATCTGGTTCAGCCTCCTGGTCCTGATCCCGCTGATCGCCGTCGTCGTCCAGGCCGCGAGCGGAGGCTGGGCGGCGTACGCGGCCGCGATCACCAGTCCGCAGACGGTCGCCGCGCTCGGGCTCACCGTCGGCCACGCCGTCCTGGTGACCCTCGTCGACATCGTCATGGGCACGGCCATCGCCTGGGTCCTGGTCCGGGACTCGTTCCCGGGCAAGCGCGCCCTCGAGGTCGTCATCGACATCCCCTTCGCGCTCCCGACCATCGTCGCGGGCCTGGTGCTGCTGAGCCTGTACGGCGCGAGCTCCCCCCTCGGCCTGCACTGGGCCAACACCTCCCACGCGGTGACGCTGGCCTTCCTGTTCGTCACGCTGCCGTTCGTCGTCCGCACGGTCCAGCCGGTGCTGATGGAGATCGAGCCCGAGGTCGAGGAGGCCGCGGCCTCGCTCGGGGCGAGCCGCTTCACCGTGTTCCGGCTCGTGATCCTGCCGAGCCTCGTGCCCGCCATCACGTCAGGCGCGGCGCTGGCCTTCGCCCGGGCGATCAGCGAGTACGGCTCCCTCGTGCTGCTGTCGGGCAACCTGCCGTACTCCACCGAGGTCGCGAGCGTCCGCATCCTGTCCTTCATCGAGGGCGACCAGCTCACGGCCGCCGCGGCCGTGGCCTCGCTGCTGCTGGTCGTCGCCCTGGTCGTGATCGTCGGGCTCGAGATCGTCTCCCGCCGGGTGGCGCGG contains these protein-coding regions:
- a CDS encoding DUF2510 domain-containing protein, translating into MSTPGWYPDPGGRSGHFRFWDGQTWAPTTTANPAPTAPGGPSGPPPRGPRRPVGRWLLVGAVLLVVLAVVGALVVRNGNRTIVDHGPAPSTTTGGGDISPAETPSLAPTPIPSSPSPESPTPSPSPSAEACPVGNPFARQDYARDGRVHGGGLSFPRQSGWEEPGEQVSSFTWAYDVGETDVRVEPQWYASYAVGAVSVADGFEDPRSAAELAMRCSVGSALYRDVTSRTDLVNEETTVDGYPAWTLRSEIRVADDRTTSEGDTVQITVVDQGSGEALSFFWGCAPIGDPAFTDRLDQVAQQLSVG
- a CDS encoding transglutaminase-like domain-containing protein, producing MTPGAPGTREVRIGCEFVHSSAYDVPAVFQVEPAPDQQVTVHDESWTFVPEQSTRTYHDLYDNLCRRLTIPAGQSTLTYSALVTVPDATEEVDESAEELAPEDLPDDVLIFTLPSRYCLPDVLGAEAWNRFGQLPRGYTRVQAICDYVNSHLKFQYGSSNARSTAADVHAAGYGVCRDFTHLAVSLCRALNIPARYVFGYLPEIDVAVSPSPMDFAAWMEVYLGGRWFTFDPRNNMQRKGRVLIGRGRDAGDVAMATTYGAPWLQRMTVFAEEAGIPRPSVPA
- a CDS encoding SRPBCC family protein; amino-acid sequence: MSGSVRRVEVTGPADPAVAWDRYADLGAWPTWAPQIRRVEADGPRLARGRTGTVHVVGGLRVPFVVTAVDERRLAWSWIARLGPVSLTLHHDLAATPDGTRAGLVLEGPALVVAAYGPLTRAPLTRLLRP
- a CDS encoding sulfate ABC transporter substrate-binding protein, producing the protein MVTLLDRLHVRGIALVATAAASSLLLAGCVGGSATGSGDAGSGSSGSASSVIHLVGYSVPKEANGAIEKKFQATPAGQGVTFEEAYGPSGDQSRAVVNGLAADYVSFSLEPDVTRLVKAGLVDTSWNAGATKGMVADSVVVIAVRKGNPKGIKGWDDLIKPGIKIITPNPASSGSARWNTLAAYEHTISDGGTEAQAKDYLTQFFTHVQSLPGSGRDATNAFISGDADALISYENEAILARQSGEDFDYVVPDETILIENPAAITTKATPKAKDYLDYVLSADGQAGFVAKGFRPVVAGTPTTDVQGANDPANPFPTPAKLTTIADLGGWDAVNEKFFTDKTGIVSQVQQATGKSQ
- the cysT gene encoding sulfate ABC transporter permease subunit CysT encodes the protein MTTAATSALAGPAASEDAPTPGRAPSGRRRRSTLTRGAGIGLGVAMIWFSLLVLIPLIAVVVQAASGGWAAYAAAITSPQTVAALGLTVGHAVLVTLVDIVMGTAIAWVLVRDSFPGKRALEVVIDIPFALPTIVAGLVLLSLYGASSPLGLHWANTSHAVTLAFLFVTLPFVVRTVQPVLMEIEPEVEEAAASLGASRFTVFRLVILPSLVPAITSGAALAFARAISEYGSLVLLSGNLPYSTEVASVRILSFIEGDQLTAAAAVASLLLVVALVVIVGLEIVSRRVARHG